A window from Micromonospora terminaliae encodes these proteins:
- the hisN gene encoding histidinol-phosphatase, producing the protein MTGYADDLALAHRLADAADAVATARFRALDLRVESKPDLTPVSDADTAVEREIRALLAAHRPGDGLLGEEYGEQPATGPDGRRWIVDPIDGTKNFVRGVPVWATLIALLEGDRPVLGLVSAPALGRRWWAARGAGAFAGPDAASGTPIRVSGVTTLADASFCYSSLTGWEEAGRLDAVLQIMRDAWRSRAYGDFYGYMLLAEGALDVMVEPELSLWDIAALVPIVTEAGGTVTDLAGRPALAGAGAGDLSAVASNGALHDDILARLGRPAER; encoded by the coding sequence ATGACCGGGTACGCCGACGACCTCGCCCTCGCCCACCGGCTCGCCGACGCCGCCGACGCCGTCGCCACGGCCCGGTTCCGCGCCCTCGACCTGCGGGTCGAGTCGAAGCCCGACCTGACCCCGGTCTCCGACGCGGACACCGCCGTGGAACGGGAGATCCGCGCCCTGCTGGCCGCCCACCGCCCCGGCGACGGCCTGCTCGGCGAGGAGTACGGCGAGCAGCCCGCCACCGGCCCCGACGGGCGGCGCTGGATCGTCGACCCGATCGACGGCACCAAGAACTTCGTCCGGGGCGTACCCGTGTGGGCCACCCTCATCGCGTTGCTGGAGGGTGACCGGCCGGTGCTCGGCCTGGTGTCCGCCCCGGCGCTTGGCCGGCGCTGGTGGGCGGCCCGCGGCGCGGGCGCCTTCGCGGGGCCCGACGCGGCCTCCGGCACGCCGATCCGGGTCTCCGGGGTGACCACCCTGGCCGACGCCAGCTTCTGCTACTCGTCGCTGACCGGCTGGGAGGAGGCCGGCCGGCTGGACGCCGTGCTCCAGATCATGCGGGACGCCTGGCGCAGCCGGGCCTACGGCGACTTCTACGGCTACATGCTGCTGGCCGAGGGCGCACTGGACGTGATGGTCGAGCCGGAGCTGTCGCTCTGGGACATCGCCGCGCTGGTCCCGATCGTCACCGAAGCCGGCGGCACGGTCACCGACCTGGCCGGGCGGCCGGCCCTGGCCGGGGCCGGTGCGGGCGACCTCAGCGCCGTCGCCAGCAACGGCGCGCTGCACGACGACATCCTGGCCCGGCTCGGGCGGCCAGCCGAGCGCTGA
- a CDS encoding ATP-binding protein, whose product MPTDVHCLVETDESSAVIRLTGVLDRAGFDAVRGALLARLWQRPGAAIVDLSRVRIDDPAAQDVLDEVHRVALDWPAAGLLVFDPAGPPNLGTPVHRSLDAAHAALRDAPLAAVLTADLPPVVAAAREARALVADGCARWGVPELAEPASIAVTEMVNNVVAHAGTPMTVRVAPRDSTLHLAVRDHSGRRPAYAGLAPVTSTGGRGLLLIDTVARRWGSTPLPDGKVVWCVLHAEDETLLRN is encoded by the coding sequence ATGCCGACGGACGTGCACTGCCTCGTGGAGACGGACGAGTCCTCCGCGGTCATCCGGCTGACCGGTGTGCTGGACCGGGCCGGCTTCGACGCCGTCCGGGGCGCGCTGCTCGCCCGGCTCTGGCAGCGGCCCGGCGCGGCGATCGTGGACCTGTCCCGGGTGCGGATCGACGACCCGGCGGCCCAGGACGTCCTCGACGAGGTGCACCGGGTGGCGCTGGACTGGCCGGCCGCCGGCCTGCTGGTGTTCGACCCGGCCGGCCCGCCGAACTTGGGTACACCCGTGCACCGGTCCCTCGACGCGGCGCACGCCGCCCTGCGTGACGCGCCGCTCGCCGCGGTGCTCACGGCCGACCTGCCCCCGGTGGTGGCGGCGGCCCGGGAGGCCCGGGCGCTGGTCGCCGACGGCTGCGCCCGGTGGGGCGTGCCGGAGTTGGCCGAGCCGGCCTCCATCGCGGTCACCGAGATGGTCAACAACGTGGTCGCGCACGCCGGAACGCCCATGACGGTCCGGGTGGCGCCCCGGGACAGCACCCTGCACCTGGCCGTCCGCGACCACTCCGGCCGGCGGCCGGCGTACGCGGGGCTGGCCCCGGTCACCTCCACGGGCGGGCGCGGCCTCCTGCTCATCGACACGGTGGCCCGGCGCTGGGGCAGCACGCCGCTGCCGGACGGCAAGGTGGTCTGGTGCGTGCTGCACGCCGAGGACGAGACCCTGCTCCGGAACTGA
- a CDS encoding phosphoribosylaminoimidazolesuccinocarboxamide synthase, translated as MELLHSGKVRDVYADGDDLILVASDRVSIYDVPLPTPIPDKGRLLTALSLWWFEQLADLVPNHVISATDVPAEFAGRAIRCRRLDMVPVECVARGYLTGGGFAEYRRTGAVSGVELPRGLVEASILPQPIFTPSTKAPKGEHDEPITYAEVVDKVGAETAERLRQITLDVYRRGAEIAADRGILIADTKIELGWAPDGTLVLADELLTSDSSRFWPAESYQPGRAQFSFDKQYVRDWATGSGWDRQPPAPEVPAEVVEATRARYVEVYEKLTGNRWG; from the coding sequence GTGGAACTTCTGCACTCGGGCAAGGTCAGGGACGTCTACGCCGACGGTGACGACCTGATCCTGGTCGCCTCCGATCGCGTCTCCATCTACGACGTGCCGCTGCCGACCCCGATCCCGGACAAGGGCCGCCTGCTCACCGCGCTGTCGCTGTGGTGGTTCGAGCAGCTGGCCGACCTGGTGCCGAACCACGTCATCTCGGCCACCGACGTGCCGGCGGAGTTCGCCGGCCGGGCGATCCGCTGCCGGCGGCTGGACATGGTCCCGGTCGAGTGCGTCGCCCGGGGCTACCTCACCGGTGGTGGCTTCGCCGAGTACCGGCGCACCGGCGCCGTCTCCGGCGTCGAGCTGCCCCGGGGCCTCGTGGAGGCGTCGATCCTGCCCCAGCCGATCTTCACCCCGTCGACCAAGGCGCCCAAGGGCGAGCACGACGAGCCGATCACGTACGCCGAGGTGGTCGACAAGGTGGGCGCGGAGACCGCGGAGCGGCTGCGGCAGATCACCCTCGACGTCTACCGGCGGGGTGCCGAGATCGCCGCCGACCGGGGCATCCTGATCGCCGACACCAAGATCGAGCTGGGCTGGGCGCCGGACGGCACCCTGGTCCTCGCCGACGAGCTGCTCACCTCCGACTCGTCCCGGTTCTGGCCGGCCGAGTCCTACCAGCCGGGTCGCGCCCAGTTCTCCTTCGACAAGCAGTACGTGCGGGACTGGGCCACCGGCAGCGGCTGGGACCGGCAGCCGCCGGCCCCCGAGGTGCCCGCCGAGGTGGTCGAGGCGACCCGGGCCCGCTACGTCGAGGTCTACGAGAAGCTGACCGGCAACCGCTGGGGCTGA
- a CDS encoding ribose-phosphate diphosphokinase, whose amino-acid sequence MRDIAVFSGTAHPDLAAEICAHLDVPLHPVRVSRFANDCLEVQLQANCRERDVFLIQPLVPPVQEHLVELLLMIDAARGASAGRITVVLPHYAYARSDKKDAPRISIGGRLVADLLTSAGAHRVLAMTLHSPQVHGFFSVPVDHLHALRELAAHFKGRDLSNTVVVSPDLGNAKEAAAFARMLGTPVAAGAKQRYSDDRVQISTIIGDVADRDVIVLDDEIAKGSTVIELMSHLRERQVRSIRLACTHGLFSSGALKRLSEQDGVLEIVCTNTVPIPEEKRVPKLEVLSVAPALAEAMRRIHNGESVSALFG is encoded by the coding sequence GTGCGTGACATTGCCGTGTTCAGCGGGACCGCCCACCCTGACCTCGCCGCCGAGATCTGTGCCCACCTCGATGTTCCGCTGCACCCCGTGCGGGTGTCCCGGTTCGCCAACGACTGCCTCGAGGTGCAGTTGCAGGCGAACTGCCGGGAGCGCGACGTCTTCCTCATCCAGCCGCTGGTGCCGCCGGTGCAGGAGCACCTGGTCGAGCTGCTGCTCATGATCGACGCCGCCCGCGGCGCGTCCGCCGGCCGGATCACGGTGGTCCTGCCGCACTACGCGTACGCGCGGTCGGACAAGAAGGACGCGCCGCGCATCTCCATCGGTGGCCGGCTGGTGGCCGACCTGCTCACCTCGGCCGGCGCCCACCGGGTGCTGGCCATGACCCTGCACTCGCCGCAGGTGCACGGCTTCTTCAGCGTGCCCGTGGACCACCTGCACGCCCTGCGTGAGCTGGCCGCCCACTTCAAGGGCCGGGACCTGAGCAACACCGTCGTGGTCTCGCCCGACCTGGGCAACGCCAAGGAGGCGGCGGCGTTCGCCCGGATGCTCGGCACCCCGGTGGCGGCCGGCGCGAAGCAGCGGTACAGCGACGACCGGGTGCAGATCAGCACGATCATCGGCGACGTCGCCGACCGGGACGTCATCGTGCTGGACGACGAGATCGCCAAGGGCAGCACGGTCATCGAGCTGATGAGCCACCTGCGCGAGCGGCAGGTCCGCTCGATCCGCCTGGCCTGCACCCACGGCCTGTTCTCCAGCGGTGCGCTGAAGCGGCTCAGCGAGCAGGACGGGGTGCTGGAGATCGTCTGCACCAACACGGTGCCGATCCCGGAGGAGAAGCGGGTGCCGAAGCTGGAGGTGCTCTCGGTGGCGCCGGCCCTGGCCGAGGCGATGCGGCGGATCCACAACGGCGAGTCGGTGAGCGCCCTCTTCGGCTGA
- the macS gene encoding MacS family sensor histidine kinase — translation MPSSPGGLEVPLWRSIAVFRFASLAYVAVLVFRDAHRYAHPVAAGGVLLGMLAWSGAATAGYARPSGRRWPLLLADLGVVLAILLATPWVVGRAALAAGVPTLAVAWLAGPVLAWAVSGGRRRGAVAALVLGGADLATRERISQSSLTGVILMLLAGVVVGHVARLAVEAEARLQRAVELEAATRERERLARDIHDSVLQVLALVRRRGADLDGEAAELARLAGEQEAALRALIGRAGDAPDGTGGERDLRDLLDRYASAAVQVAAPATPVPLPARVAAELAAAAGAALDNVARHAGGRAWVLIEDEGETVTVSVRDEGPGIPDGRLAEAAAQGRLGVAQSIRGRVADLGGEVRIVSVPGAGTEIELTVPRGGR, via the coding sequence ATGCCGTCGTCCCCGGGTGGCCTGGAGGTCCCGCTCTGGCGGTCGATCGCGGTGTTCCGCTTCGCCTCGCTGGCGTACGTGGCCGTGCTGGTGTTCCGGGACGCCCACCGCTACGCGCACCCGGTCGCCGCGGGCGGCGTACTCCTGGGGATGCTGGCCTGGTCGGGGGCGGCCACGGCGGGCTACGCCCGGCCTTCCGGCCGGCGCTGGCCCCTGCTCCTGGCCGACCTCGGCGTGGTGCTGGCGATCCTGCTGGCCACGCCGTGGGTGGTCGGCCGCGCGGCGCTGGCCGCCGGCGTGCCCACCCTGGCCGTCGCCTGGCTGGCCGGGCCGGTGCTGGCCTGGGCGGTCTCCGGCGGGCGGCGGCGCGGCGCGGTGGCGGCGCTGGTGCTCGGCGGCGCCGACCTGGCGACCCGGGAGCGGATCAGCCAGTCGTCGCTCACCGGGGTGATCCTCATGCTGCTGGCCGGTGTGGTGGTGGGGCACGTGGCCCGGCTCGCCGTCGAGGCCGAGGCGCGGTTGCAGCGGGCGGTGGAGCTGGAGGCGGCGACCCGGGAGCGGGAGCGGCTGGCCCGGGACATCCACGACTCGGTTCTCCAGGTGCTGGCCCTGGTGCGGCGGCGCGGGGCGGACCTGGACGGCGAGGCCGCCGAGCTGGCCCGGCTGGCCGGCGAGCAGGAGGCCGCGTTGCGCGCGCTGATCGGCCGGGCGGGTGACGCGCCGGACGGCACGGGCGGCGAGCGGGACCTGCGCGACCTGCTCGACCGGTACGCCTCGGCGGCCGTGCAGGTGGCCGCGCCGGCCACCCCGGTGCCGCTGCCCGCCCGGGTGGCCGCCGAGCTGGCCGCCGCGGCCGGTGCGGCCCTGGACAACGTGGCCCGGCACGCCGGCGGGCGGGCCTGGGTGCTGATCGAGGACGAGGGGGAGACGGTGACCGTCTCGGTACGTGACGAGGGGCCGGGGATCCCGGACGGGCGGCTGGCCGAGGCCGCCGCGCAGGGCCGGCTCGGCGTGGCGCAGTCGATCCGGGGCCGGGTGGCCGACCTGGGCGGCGAGGTGCGGATCGTCTCCGTGCCGGGCGCCGGCACCGAGATCGAGCTGACCGTGCCGCGGGGTGGCCGGTGA
- a CDS encoding ATP-binding protein, giving the protein MTNAEPPSPRTVVPIEPSLLIAAAFTQAQVTELRHSVTSCAHAAGLIGQRLDDFVLAVNELITNAVRHGGGQGRLRLWRGPGDLVCEVADHGHGISVQRLNDQARPAPDTAGGWGLWLARELSDTMAVETGEAGTIVRITTALATRTGADD; this is encoded by the coding sequence ATGACGAACGCAGAACCCCCCTCACCGCGTACGGTTGTGCCCATCGAACCTTCCCTCCTCATCGCCGCGGCCTTCACCCAGGCCCAGGTGACCGAGCTACGGCACTCGGTCACCTCGTGCGCGCACGCGGCGGGGTTGATCGGGCAACGGCTGGACGACTTCGTGCTGGCGGTCAACGAGCTGATCACCAACGCCGTCCGGCACGGCGGCGGTCAGGGGCGGTTGCGGCTGTGGCGCGGCCCCGGCGACCTGGTCTGCGAGGTCGCCGACCACGGTCACGGGATCAGCGTGCAGCGGCTCAACGACCAGGCCCGGCCCGCACCCGACACCGCCGGCGGCTGGGGCCTCTGGCTGGCCCGGGAACTGAGCGACACCATGGCGGTGGAGACCGGCGAGGCCGGCACGATCGTCCGGATCACCACGGCCCTGGCCACCCGGACCGGCGCCGACGACTGA
- a CDS encoding ABC transporter substrate-binding protein, with amino-acid sequence MRAPQSVPAPGVDRRRLLGALAGLPLLAGGLAGCGPEEETPVEDGPIELSVFWFGGARRAEATEKALRLYSQQNPQVSFRVTWQGLAGYYDRLATQATGGNVPDLFQIDDTVLTEYAHRQIVLDLTADVADNRLDLRGLPEHLARYGRVDERTVAVPAAQTSAALVYNRDLLRRLRQPEPHTGMSWREYARWAGRVTRASGNRVAGTMDPSGDYRALWLWLRGQGSELYQGRQLGFSSGELLDWFEFWEVARSDRATPGAALVEQADSGELARQLVVTGHTAASFAWSHQLPELQRLIDDELGLTAFPGTPAAQWPRASMYWAAFRGSRHPGVVVDVINFLTTNVAAGRLLGIERGVNAAVPVRTFVVDGVTDRAEKRVVALGAELAELAGPAPAPPPKGHARVRTLLIEAAESIRGKRVGARTATSRFMAQATAALAE; translated from the coding sequence GTGCGCGCACCGCAGTCCGTACCCGCCCCCGGCGTCGACCGGCGGCGGCTGCTCGGCGCGCTGGCCGGGCTGCCGCTGCTCGCCGGCGGGCTGGCCGGCTGCGGCCCGGAGGAGGAGACCCCGGTCGAGGACGGCCCCATCGAGCTGTCCGTGTTCTGGTTCGGCGGGGCCCGCCGGGCCGAGGCCACCGAGAAGGCGTTGCGGCTCTACTCCCAGCAGAACCCCCAGGTGAGCTTCCGGGTCACCTGGCAGGGCCTGGCCGGTTACTACGACCGGCTGGCCACCCAGGCCACCGGGGGCAACGTGCCGGACCTCTTCCAGATCGACGACACCGTGCTCACCGAGTACGCCCACCGGCAGATCGTCCTCGACCTCACCGCCGACGTCGCGGACAACCGGCTCGACCTGCGCGGCCTGCCCGAGCACCTGGCCCGGTACGGCCGGGTGGACGAGCGGACCGTGGCCGTGCCCGCCGCGCAGACCAGCGCCGCGCTGGTCTACAACCGCGACCTGCTGCGCCGGCTGCGGCAGCCCGAGCCGCACACGGGCATGTCGTGGCGGGAGTACGCCCGGTGGGCCGGCCGGGTCACCCGCGCCTCCGGCAACCGGGTGGCCGGCACCATGGACCCGTCGGGCGACTACCGGGCGCTGTGGTTGTGGCTGCGCGGCCAGGGCAGCGAGCTGTACCAGGGGCGGCAGCTCGGCTTCAGCTCCGGCGAACTCCTCGACTGGTTCGAGTTCTGGGAGGTCGCCCGGTCGGACCGGGCCACCCCCGGCGCCGCGCTCGTGGAGCAGGCGGACAGCGGCGAGCTGGCCCGCCAGCTCGTGGTCACCGGGCACACGGCCGCGTCGTTCGCCTGGTCGCACCAGCTGCCGGAGCTGCAACGGCTCATCGACGACGAGCTGGGCCTGACCGCCTTCCCGGGCACCCCGGCGGCGCAGTGGCCGCGGGCCTCGATGTACTGGGCCGCCTTCCGCGGCAGCCGCCACCCGGGCGTGGTGGTCGACGTGATCAACTTCCTGACCACCAACGTGGCGGCGGGCCGGCTCCTCGGCATCGAGCGCGGTGTGAACGCGGCCGTGCCGGTCCGCACGTTCGTGGTCGACGGCGTCACCGACCGCGCCGAGAAGCGGGTGGTGGCACTCGGCGCCGAGCTGGCCGAGCTGGCCGGGCCGGCGCCCGCGCCGCCGCCGAAGGGGCACGCCAGGGTGCGTACCCTGCTCATCGAGGCGGCCGAGAGCATCCGCGGCAAGCGCGTGGGCGCCCGGACGGCGACCTCGCGGTTCATGGCGCAGGCGACCGCCGCACTGGCCGAATGA
- a CDS encoding response regulator codes for MVVDDHPMWREGVARDLTEAGHLVVATSGEGRQAVRVAAAARPDVVVLDLQLPDVSGVEVIQGLRAALPEVRVLMLSASGEPQSVLDAVKAGATGYLLKSAGPAEFLDAVRRTAAGEPVFTPGLAGLVLGEFRRLAAAPAAPHDEAPRLTERETEVLRLVAKGLSYKQIAERLGLSHRTVQNHVQNTLGKLQLHNRVELTRYAIERGLDG; via the coding sequence ATGGTGGTCGACGACCACCCGATGTGGCGCGAGGGCGTGGCCCGCGACCTCACCGAGGCGGGCCACCTCGTGGTGGCGACCAGCGGGGAGGGGCGCCAGGCGGTCCGGGTGGCCGCGGCGGCCCGCCCCGACGTGGTCGTGCTCGACCTGCAACTGCCGGACGTCTCCGGCGTCGAGGTGATCCAGGGGCTGCGCGCCGCGCTGCCCGAGGTGCGGGTGCTGATGCTCTCGGCCAGCGGCGAGCCGCAGAGCGTGCTGGACGCGGTCAAGGCCGGCGCCACCGGCTACCTGTTGAAGTCGGCCGGGCCCGCCGAGTTCCTGGACGCGGTGCGCCGCACGGCGGCCGGCGAGCCGGTCTTCACCCCGGGGCTGGCCGGGCTGGTGCTGGGCGAGTTCCGGCGGCTGGCCGCCGCACCGGCCGCCCCGCACGACGAGGCACCCCGGCTCACCGAGCGGGAGACCGAGGTGCTGCGTCTGGTGGCGAAGGGCCTGTCGTACAAGCAGATCGCCGAGCGGCTCGGGCTGTCGCACCGGACGGTGCAGAACCACGTGCAGAACACGCTCGGCAAGCTCCAGCTGCACAACCGGGTCGAGCTGACCCGGTACGCGATCGAGCGGGGCCTGGACGGCTGA
- a CDS encoding SDR family oxidoreductase, which yields MPLTRSLDDATIVITGASSGIGAATAYALARRGADVVLAARTEEALRRVADRCRELGGRALVVPTDVTDPEAVERLAARAAAEFGRIDGWVNNAAVGTVGLFDEIPVSEFRRVVEVNLLGTVYGSKAALPWLDAAGGGVLVNNASVLAEVAMPYQSAYNATKHAIRGLADTVRQELRVTGRGHISLCTVLPASIDTPFFRHAANHTGRELTPPPPVYPPDLVAETIVRLLRRPRREAYAGGAARLLGLQWRLAPALAERALGWYTARTQFGPGVRLDAAGNVFHADAAAERTDGWQGRRGQLLRLTAAFGLAAAGTAVGTMAAMSRRSRTDR from the coding sequence ATGCCTCTCACCCGCAGCCTCGACGACGCCACGATCGTGATCACCGGCGCCTCCAGCGGGATCGGCGCGGCAACCGCGTACGCGCTGGCCCGGCGGGGTGCCGACGTCGTGCTGGCCGCCCGGACCGAGGAGGCGCTGCGCCGGGTCGCCGACCGCTGCCGGGAGCTGGGCGGGCGGGCCCTCGTGGTGCCGACCGACGTGACCGACCCGGAGGCGGTGGAGCGGCTCGCGGCACGGGCGGCGGCCGAGTTCGGCCGGATCGACGGGTGGGTCAACAACGCCGCGGTGGGCACCGTCGGTCTCTTCGACGAGATCCCGGTGTCCGAGTTCCGCCGGGTGGTCGAGGTGAACCTGCTCGGCACCGTCTACGGCAGCAAGGCCGCGCTGCCCTGGCTCGACGCGGCCGGCGGCGGGGTGCTGGTCAACAACGCCTCGGTGCTGGCCGAGGTCGCCATGCCGTACCAGTCGGCGTACAACGCCACGAAGCACGCCATCCGGGGGCTGGCCGACACGGTCCGGCAGGAGCTGCGGGTCACCGGCCGGGGCCACATCTCGCTCTGCACGGTGCTGCCCGCCAGCATCGACACGCCGTTCTTCCGGCACGCCGCCAACCACACGGGCCGGGAGCTGACCCCACCACCACCGGTCTACCCGCCGGACCTGGTGGCCGAGACGATCGTCCGGCTGCTGCGCCGCCCGCGCCGCGAGGCGTACGCCGGGGGCGCGGCCCGGCTCCTGGGGCTCCAGTGGCGGCTCGCCCCGGCGCTGGCCGAGCGGGCGCTGGGCTGGTACACGGCGCGCACCCAGTTCGGCCCGGGCGTACGCCTGGATGCCGCCGGCAACGTCTTCCACGCCGACGCGGCGGCCGAGCGGACCGACGGCTGGCAGGGCCGGCGCGGGCAGTTGCTCCGCCTGACGGCGGCGTTCGGGCTCGCGGCGGCCGGCACCGCCGTCGGCACGATGGCGGCGATGAGCCGGCGTTCCCGGACGGACCGCTGA
- a CDS encoding SigE family RNA polymerase sigma factor, with protein sequence MRDVNSFDDFYRSTSGRLLRYGYAVAGDPAEAQDLVQEAYARAWRQWGRLAAHPAPEAWLRLVVSRLATDRWRRLRGWRLAASRTGPPADVGPPGEDTVLLVGALRQLPARQRQALALHYLFDLSVEEIAREAAVPTGTVKSWLSRGRARLAELLPGVADEELEVNDVA encoded by the coding sequence ATGCGCGACGTGAACAGCTTCGACGACTTCTACCGCAGCACGTCGGGGCGGTTGCTCCGCTACGGCTACGCGGTGGCCGGCGACCCCGCCGAGGCCCAGGATCTCGTCCAGGAGGCGTACGCCCGGGCCTGGCGGCAGTGGGGGAGGCTGGCCGCCCATCCGGCCCCGGAGGCCTGGCTGCGGCTCGTCGTCAGCCGGCTGGCCACGGACCGCTGGCGACGGCTGCGCGGCTGGCGGCTCGCGGCCAGCCGCACGGGCCCGCCCGCGGACGTCGGGCCGCCGGGCGAGGACACCGTGCTGCTGGTCGGGGCGTTGCGGCAGCTGCCGGCCCGGCAGCGGCAGGCGCTCGCCCTGCACTACCTGTTCGACCTGTCGGTGGAGGAGATCGCCCGGGAGGCCGCGGTCCCCACCGGCACCGTGAAGTCCTGGCTGTCCCGCGGCCGGGCCCGGCTGGCCGAGCTGCTGCCCGGTGTGGCCGACGAGGAGCTGGAGGTGAACGATGTCGCGTGA
- a CDS encoding glycosyltransferase produces the protein MRVGLVCAHAGPSVDGPTVGTHQHIARVAAELAARGHDVRVYERRDARGQESVDVDGYHLERVPVGPPAPLPTAELVPFVTEFGRWLAQQWSGDWAPEVVHGHYWVGGLAAAHAVRETDIPVVQTFHSLGVEQLRHLGRRYDGPGERIPLERALTRAVDIAVAQCNDEVDELTRMGLQRTSVAMVPTGVDTTQFHPDGEAAPRDQRARILSVGGLAAGHGQEDLIRAMRLVGDAELVIAGGPPAEQLADHAEARRLRELAERTGVGEQVKLVGAVPHDQMATWYRSADVVACTPHYSSAGRVSLEAMACGVPVVGYAMGGIADAVVDEVTGKLVPPGDVRTLGVTLRRILADNAGRFAYGHAAVDRVRCSYTWERTAGALERLYERVIGRRKPAEPAVEVTRPVEVAAEQRGPVEAA, from the coding sequence ATGCGCGTCGGCCTTGTGTGTGCGCACGCCGGCCCGTCCGTCGACGGTCCCACCGTCGGCACGCACCAGCACATCGCGCGGGTGGCGGCCGAGCTCGCCGCACGGGGCCACGATGTCCGGGTGTACGAGCGCCGCGACGCGCGGGGCCAGGAGTCCGTCGACGTGGACGGCTACCACCTGGAGCGGGTGCCCGTCGGCCCGCCCGCCCCGCTGCCCACCGCCGAGCTGGTGCCGTTCGTCACCGAGTTCGGCCGCTGGCTGGCGCAGCAGTGGTCGGGTGACTGGGCCCCCGAGGTGGTGCACGGGCACTACTGGGTCGGCGGGCTCGCGGCCGCCCACGCCGTCCGCGAGACCGACATCCCGGTCGTGCAGACCTTCCACTCCCTCGGCGTCGAGCAGCTGCGTCACCTCGGCCGGCGGTACGACGGGCCGGGGGAGCGGATCCCGCTGGAGCGGGCGCTGACCCGGGCCGTGGACATCGCGGTCGCCCAGTGCAACGACGAGGTCGACGAGCTGACCCGGATGGGACTCCAGCGCACCTCGGTGGCCATGGTGCCGACCGGGGTGGACACCACGCAGTTCCACCCCGACGGCGAGGCGGCCCCCCGCGACCAGCGGGCCCGCATCCTCTCCGTCGGCGGGCTCGCGGCCGGGCACGGTCAGGAGGACCTCATCCGGGCCATGCGGCTGGTCGGCGACGCCGAGCTGGTGATCGCCGGTGGGCCGCCGGCCGAGCAGCTGGCCGACCACGCCGAGGCGCGCCGGCTCCGTGAGCTGGCCGAGCGGACCGGGGTGGGCGAGCAGGTGAAGCTGGTCGGCGCGGTCCCGCACGACCAGATGGCCACCTGGTACCGCTCCGCCGACGTGGTCGCCTGCACCCCGCACTACTCGTCCGCCGGCCGGGTGTCGCTGGAGGCGATGGCCTGCGGCGTCCCGGTGGTCGGCTACGCCATGGGCGGCATCGCCGACGCGGTGGTCGACGAGGTGACGGGCAAGCTGGTGCCGCCCGGGGACGTCCGCACCCTCGGGGTCACCCTGCGCCGGATCCTGGCCGACAACGCGGGGCGGTTCGCGTACGGGCACGCCGCCGTGGACCGGGTGCGGTGCAGCTACACCTGGGAACGCACGGCGGGCGCGCTGGAGCGGCTCTACGAGCGGGTCATCGGGCGGCGGAAGCCGGCCGAGCCGGCCGTCGAGGTCACGCGCCCCGTCGAGGTGGCCGCCGAGCAGCGCGGCCCCGTCGAGGCGGCCTGA
- a CDS encoding DUF5709 domain-containing protein, which produces MRDNEYPTPVSDPEAEGLPDTADDDSSANDDVLTGREADGPEPAPLPADRTPVAVDRFGTTAEEQLDGESLDYKLQREQYERPADDPLAGPVDPDIAAEADSEEAAAQAQLDADVIDPGPTSDPHSPVSVYDHGQLGTVADHQVGRLVEPDEGAHTDQETDNVAYDAGAAGGGATAEELAIHETQPPAAS; this is translated from the coding sequence ATGCGCGACAACGAGTACCCCACCCCCGTGTCCGACCCCGAGGCGGAGGGCCTGCCGGACACCGCCGACGACGACTCCAGCGCCAACGACGACGTGCTGACCGGACGCGAGGCGGACGGGCCGGAGCCGGCCCCGCTGCCCGCCGACCGCACCCCGGTGGCCGTGGACCGCTTCGGCACCACCGCCGAGGAGCAGCTCGACGGTGAGTCACTCGACTACAAGCTCCAGCGCGAGCAGTACGAGCGGCCCGCCGACGACCCGCTGGCCGGTCCGGTGGACCCGGACATCGCCGCCGAGGCGGACAGCGAGGAGGCCGCCGCGCAGGCCCAGCTCGACGCCGACGTGATCGACCCGGGCCCGACCTCCGACCCGCACTCCCCGGTCTCCGTCTACGACCACGGCCAGCTCGGCACGGTCGCCGACCACCAGGTGGGGCGGCTGGTCGAACCGGACGAGGGCGCGCACACCGACCAGGAGACCGACAACGTCGCCTACGACGCCGGCGCGGCCGGGGGCGGGGCCACCGCGGAGGAGCTGGCCATCCACGAGACCCAGCCGCCCGCGGCGAGCTGA